One genomic region from Dehalobacter restrictus DSM 9455 encodes:
- a CDS encoding L-lactate MFS transporter: MNRAKQGWTVTLAGTGINLALGVLYTWSVFAAALIEQFHWTKTAASVPYMVACAVFALMMVPGGYLQDRYGPRWIAALGGIMAGSGLILSSFTHSLTMLIVTFGLIAGMGIGLGYSAATPAAVKWFPPEKKGLISGVVVAGFGLASLYIAPLTNALLRKFGIESTFRIEGILFLLIIVLLAQLLTVPSTLSGQSQSSTASPSAATASTGGLNWQQMLIRREFYLLWVMYAAGASAGLMIISQLSSIAKTQAGISWGYAMVALLAVFNASGRVIAGWLSDKIGRSWSMRIFFLIQALNMLAFSTYNTPVLIALGAAIAGLGYGSLLSLFPSATYDYFGTKHAGVNYGFVFTAWGVGGVFGPLMAARIADATKSYSLAFTISCILCLLAVFLTFFLKKPKRLKQ, translated from the coding sequence ATGAACAGAGCGAAACAAGGTTGGACAGTTACTTTGGCCGGAACAGGTATTAATTTGGCCCTTGGTGTCCTTTACACCTGGAGCGTCTTTGCAGCTGCCCTGATTGAGCAATTTCACTGGACTAAGACAGCGGCTTCTGTTCCGTATATGGTCGCCTGCGCAGTGTTTGCCTTGATGATGGTTCCCGGCGGATATCTTCAAGACCGGTACGGCCCCCGCTGGATTGCTGCCCTTGGCGGAATCATGGCAGGCAGTGGCTTAATCCTGAGCAGCTTTACGCACTCACTGACCATGCTGATCGTTACTTTCGGTTTAATTGCCGGGATGGGGATCGGTCTCGGATACTCGGCTGCGACACCTGCCGCAGTCAAATGGTTTCCCCCAGAGAAAAAAGGTCTGATCTCGGGTGTCGTTGTTGCCGGCTTTGGTTTGGCTTCTCTTTATATCGCACCATTAACCAATGCATTGCTGAGAAAGTTTGGCATAGAGAGCACCTTCCGTATTGAAGGGATCCTGTTCTTACTAATTATTGTTTTGCTTGCCCAGCTGCTGACTGTCCCTTCCACTTTAAGTGGCCAATCTCAGAGCAGTACGGCTTCCCCTTCAGCGGCTACTGCCTCGACAGGAGGCCTAAACTGGCAGCAAATGCTTATAAGACGGGAATTCTATCTGCTTTGGGTGATGTATGCGGCAGGAGCCAGCGCCGGGCTGATGATCATCAGCCAGCTTTCTTCAATTGCCAAGACGCAGGCCGGTATTTCCTGGGGGTACGCGATGGTCGCTTTACTGGCCGTTTTCAATGCCTCCGGCAGGGTTATTGCCGGTTGGCTTTCCGATAAAATAGGGCGTTCCTGGTCGATGCGTATTTTCTTTTTGATCCAGGCACTCAACATGCTCGCTTTCAGCACTTACAATACTCCGGTATTAATTGCGTTGGGTGCAGCGATTGCAGGATTAGGCTACGGTTCTTTGCTTTCACTCTTCCCATCAGCAACCTATGACTATTTTGGTACAAAACATGCCGGAGTAAATTATGGTTTTGTCTTTACTGCCTGGGGTGTCGGGGGTGTCTTTGGCCCCCTAATGGCAGCCCGAATCGCCGATGCCACAAAAAGCTATTCACTTGCGTTTACCATTTCGTGTATCCTATGTTTGTTAGCAGTCTTTTTGACTTTCTTTTTGAAAAAGCCGAAAAGGCTTAAGCAATAA
- a CDS encoding accessory gene regulator B family protein: MFSLEEIAHHLTANMTKDSTMDTAQKAKIEYGLSLTLGVMIEFVLTVGISAFLGSTVYTLVIMLSALVLRVFTGGSHCSSYRRCLVFTILIFVGLSLITKIIAVNTPFNGIIEMFLFPAIIGIAVQGFMLTGIGKKFVTASDRGMQRMKI; encoded by the coding sequence TTGTTCAGTTTAGAGGAGATTGCTCATCATCTGACTGCAAATATGACTAAAGACAGCACGATGGATACTGCTCAAAAAGCGAAAATAGAATACGGATTATCCTTGACACTTGGCGTGATGATCGAATTTGTTTTGACGGTAGGTATATCCGCTTTTTTAGGGTCAACTGTTTATACACTCGTAATAATGCTTTCAGCTTTAGTTTTAAGGGTGTTTACCGGCGGGTCCCATTGCTCCAGTTACCGGCGTTGTCTTGTGTTTACAATACTAATTTTTGTCGGTTTATCATTAATTACCAAAATAATTGCAGTCAATACTCCTTTCAATGGAATAATTGAAATGTTCTTATTCCCTGCGATTATCGGCATAGCCGTTCAGGGATTTATGTTGACTGGCATCGGTAAAAAGTTTGTAACAGCCAGTGATAGGGGCATGCAAAGAATGAAGATTTAA
- a CDS encoding SH3 domain-containing protein has protein sequence MKRTKRTMFTFAFVLLLLLGLQVPTYAAQDGQIRKVTTGGVNMRSGPGSSYSVIMTLSQGEALAYQSTSGDWDYFKGWKYTTSSIVNGYVPSGSAVSFTLATAKYALSIYSSESDSSYVGYDVPANAYLNVDTMAFNSYSNLYYLRLTSYVSGGTLNYQNGYVHTNFRTSSPSNYYINI, from the coding sequence ATGAAAAGAACAAAAAGAACAATGTTTACATTTGCTTTTGTTCTTCTACTTTTATTAGGCTTACAAGTTCCGACATATGCAGCACAAGACGGACAAATAAGAAAAGTTACTACTGGTGGAGTTAATATGCGTTCAGGACCTGGTAGTTCATATTCAGTTATAATGACATTGTCTCAAGGTGAAGCACTTGCTTACCAAAGCACAAGTGGCGATTGGGATTATTTTAAAGGATGGAAGTATACAACAAGTTCTATCGTAAATGGTTATGTCCCTTCCGGGTCTGCTGTATCGTTTACTTTAGCAACAGCCAAATATGCTTTAAGCATTTATTCATCAGAAAGCGACTCAAGTTATGTTGGTTATGATGTACCTGCAAATGCGTATCTAAATGTTGATACAATGGCGTTCAACAGTTATTCCAATCTCTACTATCTAAGATTAACATCGTATGTTTCCGGAGGAACTTTGAATTATCAAAACGGGTATGTTCACACTAATTTTAGAACGTCTTCACCGTCAAATTATTATATAAACATATAG
- a CDS encoding sensor histidine kinase: protein MKINIYKISIFVFVIQALFTVILLNNGYMKSYSFLQPVHAELLELIFGFIIILLNLVAVVVVKSLYMKGLEDEKLKSTEIKYANLIEQNRIYRQHHHDLKNHLTVIHGLLSLEKYTELSEYLDSYIHSINDVLLKVDTGVDEMDILFTSEIQEAKHKNIEVNLVLKTKIKCSKRHVLDLVGILGNLFNNAIEAVQELDLSSRKISIIFYQDPLEYTFQFINPMSATNANSDRLFVKEGFSTKGEDRGQGLAIVSKLVERLDGSINIDTANHQFRIMVEIPKHNLEEG, encoded by the coding sequence ATGAAGATCAATATTTATAAAATATCTATTTTTGTTTTCGTTATACAGGCTCTATTCACCGTGATTCTGCTGAACAATGGTTATATGAAAAGTTATTCCTTCCTTCAGCCTGTGCATGCAGAATTACTGGAGTTGATTTTTGGCTTTATCATTATTTTATTAAATTTAGTTGCCGTAGTTGTTGTCAAATCTTTGTACATGAAAGGGCTGGAAGATGAGAAACTGAAGTCAACTGAAATAAAATATGCCAACCTGATTGAGCAAAATCGCATTTACCGTCAGCATCATCATGATTTGAAAAACCATCTCACCGTCATTCATGGCTTACTGAGTCTTGAAAAATACACTGAATTAAGTGAATACCTGGATTCTTACATTCACTCTATAAACGATGTTTTATTGAAGGTCGATACAGGCGTTGATGAAATGGATATCCTTTTTACTTCTGAAATTCAAGAAGCGAAGCATAAAAATATTGAAGTCAATTTAGTCCTGAAAACGAAAATCAAATGCAGCAAAAGGCATGTTCTAGATCTTGTAGGGATATTAGGGAATCTATTCAACAATGCAATAGAAGCCGTTCAGGAATTGGATCTTTCTTCCAGAAAAATCAGTATTATTTTTTACCAAGATCCCTTAGAATACACATTCCAATTCATTAATCCAATGTCTGCGACAAACGCCAACTCTGATAGACTTTTTGTAAAAGAAGGTTTTAGTACCAAAGGAGAAGACAGGGGACAAGGTTTAGCGATCGTAAGTAAGCTTGTTGAGCGATTGGATGGCAGTATAAACATTGACACTGCCAATCATCAATTTAGAATCATGGTAGAAATCCCCAAACATAACCTGGAGGAAGGGTGA
- the tnpC gene encoding IS66 family transposase — MSTSQEIKTLENRISELEKENRLLLETVHHLTRKLYGRSSEKTSALSLGQMSLFNEAEMESDPKVKEPDLKRVNGYQRKKAKDGRMELLENLPHEKKLCTLVEEERFCETCSTALVSVGEEFVRTEVEYIPAKLKVIDVYRETFECRSCRKNGLPYMEKSPMPDPVIQHSLATSSTVAWVMHQKFVNAMPLYRQEKEWKTLGLSLSRATMANWIMVASRDWLSPILNLMHTELLKERYLHADETPVQVMNEEGRKNTSDSYMWVYTTAKDAGHPIRIFEYEPGRNGIYPQEFLKGFTGFLHTDAYSGYQKVERITRCLCWSHLRRNFVDALPKDIRGPDDTLSGQGINYCNKLFEIEKTLENLTSDERRLKRLEQEVPVLDAFWEWADSTADKVLPKSKLSQAINYDLSRKPDLINYLKDGNCSISNNLAENCIRPFTIGRKNWLFSGSPKGAEASAAVYSIVESAKANGLSPYKYLDYIFDRLPGEPFGQYPEILESYLPWNPKIQAICK, encoded by the coding sequence ATGAGTACGTCTCAAGAGATTAAGACTCTGGAAAATCGCATATCCGAATTGGAGAAGGAAAACAGACTTCTCCTGGAAACTGTTCACCATCTTACACGCAAACTATATGGCCGCAGTTCAGAGAAGACATCCGCCCTATCTTTAGGACAGATGTCTCTTTTTAATGAAGCGGAAATGGAATCCGATCCAAAGGTTAAAGAACCTGACTTAAAAAGAGTTAATGGGTACCAGAGAAAAAAAGCAAAAGATGGGCGAATGGAGCTTTTAGAAAACCTGCCGCATGAGAAGAAACTCTGCACGCTTGTCGAAGAAGAACGCTTCTGTGAGACATGCAGCACAGCTTTGGTCTCGGTAGGCGAAGAGTTCGTACGTACAGAGGTAGAATATATTCCGGCTAAACTGAAAGTGATCGATGTTTACCGGGAGACCTTCGAATGCCGTAGCTGCCGCAAAAATGGTTTGCCCTATATGGAAAAATCCCCAATGCCAGATCCCGTTATTCAACACTCTCTGGCGACATCTTCCACAGTAGCTTGGGTCATGCATCAGAAATTCGTAAATGCTATGCCGCTATATCGGCAGGAAAAAGAATGGAAGACACTCGGTTTGTCTTTAAGCCGCGCAACCATGGCGAATTGGATTATGGTCGCATCCCGTGACTGGCTTAGCCCCATCCTAAACCTGATGCATACTGAACTTCTTAAGGAACGCTATCTACATGCCGATGAAACACCTGTACAGGTCATGAATGAAGAAGGCCGGAAGAATACGAGCGATTCCTATATGTGGGTATACACTACAGCAAAAGATGCGGGACATCCCATTCGAATATTTGAGTATGAGCCAGGAAGAAATGGAATTTACCCGCAGGAGTTTCTTAAAGGATTTACGGGATTTTTACATACGGATGCCTACAGTGGTTACCAAAAAGTTGAGCGCATTACCCGCTGCCTTTGCTGGTCGCATCTGAGAAGAAACTTCGTTGATGCCCTGCCGAAGGATATTCGCGGACCGGATGATACCCTTTCGGGTCAAGGAATAAATTATTGCAATAAGCTTTTTGAGATAGAAAAAACACTGGAGAATCTGACAAGTGATGAACGAAGACTTAAGCGACTGGAGCAGGAAGTACCGGTACTTGATGCTTTTTGGGAATGGGCTGATTCCACTGCGGATAAAGTTCTACCAAAATCCAAACTGAGCCAGGCAATAAATTATGACTTAAGCCGTAAACCAGATCTGATAAATTACCTGAAGGATGGAAATTGCTCAATTTCCAATAATCTCGCTGAAAATTGCATTCGGCCTTTTACAATTGGCCGCAAGAATTGGCTATTTAGTGGCAGTCCCAAAGGTGCCGAGGCTAGTGCTGCAGTCTACAGCATAGTGGAAAGCGCCAAGGCTAATGGATTAAGCCCATACAAATACCTTGATTATATTTTTGATCGCTTACCGGGTGAACCGTTTGGGCAGTATCCAGAGATTCTTGAAAGTTATCTTCCGTGGAATCCGAAAATTCAAGCTATCTGCAAATAG
- the tnpA gene encoding IS66 family insertion sequence element accessory protein TnpA, with protein sequence MDTRKVAQQYRLSQWTQQIRECRSSGQTVTCWCAEHNIKETTYFYWLRRIRKAACEALPSMNEGNNSIVPLNIPIARVAAESADRQVFPDIIIRCDAMTLEIHNNASQTLIENTLRALQNVR encoded by the coding sequence TTGGACACCAGGAAAGTTGCACAGCAATACCGACTGAGTCAATGGACCCAGCAAATCCGCGAATGCCGAAGTAGTGGTCAAACAGTAACTTGCTGGTGCGCTGAGCATAACATCAAGGAGACCACATACTTTTATTGGCTAAGGCGTATCCGTAAGGCTGCCTGCGAAGCCCTCCCTTCAATGAATGAAGGAAACAACTCCATTGTGCCGCTAAATATTCCGATCGCGCGAGTTGCTGCTGAGTCTGCCGATCGGCAAGTATTTCCGGATATCATCATTCGTTGTGATGCTATGACTTTGGAAATCCATAACAACGCATCTCAGACCTTGATTGAAAACACCTTGAGGGCCCTTCAAAATGTTCGGTGA
- a CDS encoding cyclic lactone autoinducer peptide: MGTTKKFRFSIILPVLAFIGAIGIITPNCLGWFYEPKRPKKLN; the protein is encoded by the coding sequence ATGGGGACTACGAAGAAATTCAGATTTTCAATTATTTTACCCGTATTGGCGTTTATCGGGGCTATCGGGATCATAACGCCGAATTGCCTGGGATGGTTTTATGAACCGAAGAGACCTAAAAAGCTGAATTAA
- a CDS encoding dipicolinate synthase subunit B: MRFEKLHIGFALTGSHCTLGRVMGVIRQLVEEGADITPIVSESVNTVDTRFGDATYWKARLKEITGKDPIGTIPEAEPIGPGKLFDCMVIAPCTGNTLAKLANGITDTPVLMATKAHLRNLGPVVIAISTNDGLGVNAKNIGALLSAKNIYLVPFGQDSPLKKTNSLVAQMDKIPDTILLACQGKQIEPLLVEISSSE, from the coding sequence ATGAGATTTGAAAAGCTGCACATCGGTTTTGCGCTGACCGGTTCCCATTGTACCCTTGGCCGGGTCATGGGGGTGATCAGACAACTTGTCGAAGAAGGAGCAGATATAACGCCGATTGTTTCGGAGTCCGTTAATACAGTGGATACGAGATTCGGGGATGCAACGTACTGGAAAGCTAGACTGAAAGAGATTACAGGAAAAGACCCGATCGGAACTATCCCGGAGGCAGAACCGATCGGTCCGGGCAAGCTTTTTGATTGTATGGTTATTGCGCCCTGTACCGGGAATACACTTGCCAAACTCGCTAACGGCATCACTGATACACCCGTCTTAATGGCTACTAAAGCACACTTGCGCAACTTAGGCCCCGTGGTAATTGCTATATCTACAAATGACGGGTTAGGGGTTAACGCTAAAAATATCGGAGCCTTACTCTCAGCTAAGAATATCTACCTGGTGCCTTTTGGTCAGGACAGCCCGCTCAAAAAGACCAATTCTCTCGTTGCCCAGATGGATAAAATACCGGACACAATACTGCTGGCCTGCCAGGGAAAACAAATTGAACCGCTCCTGGTAGAAATTTCTTCTTCTGAGTAG
- the dapB gene encoding 4-hydroxy-tetrahydrodipicolinate reductase: MDKIRVFVAGACGKVGMETVRTIRLQNDMELAGVSDIQNQGKDIGLVLGQQPFDLQISGQMEIEKLKELQVDILVDFTNPQSVFSNAKTAIKAGVVPVIGATGLDGHEISELEDLSKATGTGVFIAPNFALGAILMMKFAKETAKYFHHVDIIEYHHDQKLDAPSGTALKTADMISEIREPIIQGHPNEYEKIPGARGGDLNGIHIHSIRLPGLIAHQEVIFGGSGQTLTIRHDAYTRETYMPGVILAIRKAYKLTGLVIGLENFLD, encoded by the coding sequence TTGGACAAAATACGCGTATTTGTTGCCGGAGCATGTGGCAAAGTGGGCATGGAAACAGTCAGGACAATACGTCTGCAGAACGATATGGAGCTTGCAGGGGTATCAGATATTCAGAATCAAGGAAAGGATATTGGATTAGTCCTTGGACAGCAGCCATTCGACCTACAGATTTCCGGCCAGATGGAAATAGAAAAATTAAAAGAACTGCAAGTAGATATTCTCGTTGATTTTACGAATCCCCAATCAGTATTTTCCAATGCCAAAACTGCAATTAAAGCGGGGGTTGTTCCTGTTATTGGGGCGACTGGGTTGGACGGTCACGAAATCAGTGAATTGGAGGATCTCTCCAAAGCGACCGGCACAGGGGTTTTTATTGCACCGAATTTTGCGCTTGGCGCAATCCTGATGATGAAGTTTGCGAAAGAAACCGCGAAATACTTTCATCATGTCGATATCATTGAATATCATCATGATCAGAAGCTGGATGCACCTTCCGGCACTGCTTTGAAAACCGCGGATATGATCTCTGAGATCCGGGAACCGATCATCCAGGGACATCCGAACGAATATGAGAAAATACCCGGTGCTCGGGGCGGAGACCTGAATGGCATTCACATCCATTCCATCCGTTTACCGGGACTGATCGCCCATCAGGAAGTCATTTTCGGAGGGTCAGGACAGACGCTCACGATCCGTCATGACGCGTATACACGGGAAACCTACATGCCCGGGGTGATACTGGCCATTCGCAAAGCATATAAGCTGACCGGACTTGTTATCGGACTGGAGAATTTCCTGGATTAG
- a CDS encoding cyclic lactone autoinducer peptide, whose amino-acid sequence MGTTKKFRFSIILPVLAFIGAIGIITPNCLGWFYEPNRPKELR is encoded by the coding sequence ATGGGGACTACGAAGAAATTCAGATTTTCAATTATTTTACCCGTATTGGCGTTTATCGGGGCTATCGGGATCATAACGCCCAATTGCCTAGGATGGTTCTATGAACCGAACAGACCCAAAGAGTTAAGGTAA
- the dpsA gene encoding dipicolinate synthase subunit DpsA, with protein MNAVLEGVRLAVIGGDDREIFLVPELQKCGAKIIGLGLEKSPLGDSIEHAKSFTEIIAKADALILPMFGTDARGLIKAKYSNSPIILNNEVLELIPPGVPLFIGWARPALISAAQKMNIDLVEIANRNEIVILNSIPSAEGAVQMAMEATTITIHSSESFVLGLGRCGMTLVNLLKGMGAKVTCVARKPSDLARAVEMGVRAIGFSDLEKEINRAEIVFNTVPALILGRDLLNKMSRETVIIDIASIPGGIDFEYAQMLGIKAQLAPGLPGIVAPKTAGKMLAKLYPPLILEHLVPAADAATAAAVRKGVPKNEI; from the coding sequence ATGAATGCGGTACTTGAAGGAGTTCGCCTGGCAGTAATCGGCGGGGATGATAGAGAAATATTTCTTGTCCCCGAGCTGCAAAAGTGTGGTGCGAAGATCATCGGGCTCGGTCTGGAAAAGTCTCCGCTTGGAGACAGCATTGAGCATGCCAAATCTTTTACCGAGATTATCGCTAAAGCAGATGCGCTTATCTTACCTATGTTTGGCACAGATGCGCGGGGCCTGATCAAAGCAAAGTATTCTAATTCTCCGATCATCTTAAATAATGAAGTTCTGGAATTGATTCCGCCCGGTGTTCCGCTTTTTATAGGCTGGGCCCGTCCTGCCCTGATCAGCGCAGCCCAAAAGATGAACATAGACCTCGTGGAAATAGCAAACCGTAATGAAATTGTCATCTTGAATTCGATACCTTCAGCCGAGGGGGCGGTTCAGATGGCAATGGAGGCTACCACGATCACCATTCACAGCAGTGAAAGCTTTGTTTTGGGTCTTGGCCGCTGCGGCATGACACTGGTGAATCTACTGAAGGGAATGGGAGCAAAGGTTACGTGTGTTGCACGTAAGCCCTCAGACCTGGCCCGGGCTGTAGAGATGGGAGTGCGTGCTATCGGTTTTTCTGATCTTGAAAAGGAAATCAACAGGGCGGAAATCGTTTTCAATACCGTACCAGCTCTGATTCTCGGCAGAGATCTGCTGAACAAAATGTCCCGGGAAACCGTCATTATTGATATTGCCTCTATTCCGGGAGGTATTGACTTTGAATATGCCCAGATGCTTGGGATTAAGGCTCAGCTTGCCCCTGGCCTGCCCGGTATTGTCGCGCCAAAGACCGCCGGAAAAATGCTGGCGAAGCTTTATCCGCCTCTGATTCTTGAGCACCTTGTACCTGCTGCAGATGCAGCCACTGCTGCTGCAGTCCGGAAGGGGGTGCCCAAAAATGAGATTTGA
- the tnpB gene encoding IS66 family insertion sequence element accessory protein TnpB (TnpB, as the term is used for proteins encoded by IS66 family insertion elements, is considered an accessory protein, since TnpC, encoded by a neighboring gene, is a DDE family transposase.) codes for MFGDISKAEKIYIACGYTDMRKSINGLAALVQQNFQLNPFQNSLFLFCGHRHDRLKALYWEGDGFVLLYKRLETGKFKWPRNAEAVRSVTVQEFRWLMEGLSIDQPRAVKKLNTEQCFSL; via the coding sequence ATGTTCGGTGATATATCCAAAGCAGAGAAAATTTATATCGCTTGCGGGTATACCGACATGCGCAAATCCATTAACGGGCTGGCCGCTCTCGTCCAGCAGAACTTTCAATTAAACCCATTTCAAAACAGCTTATTTCTATTCTGTGGACACCGTCATGACCGGCTCAAAGCGCTTTATTGGGAAGGCGATGGCTTCGTGTTATTGTACAAGCGGCTGGAAACCGGCAAATTTAAGTGGCCGAGGAATGCTGAGGCTGTCCGCAGCGTCACTGTCCAGGAATTTCGCTGGCTTATGGAAGGGCTGTCCATTGACCAGCCCAGGGCTGTAAAAAAACTCAATACCGAGCAGTGTTTTTCTCTGTAA
- a CDS encoding aspartate-semialdehyde dehydrogenase — MPNIAIVGATGVVGQEFLKILAERKFPVDELRLLATKRSSGSRISWQGKEIEVQETTNQSFQGIDIALFAGGSASTEYAPAAVQSGAVVIDNSSAFRLNPDVPLVVPEVNPEDVKWHKGIIANPNCSTIIMVVALKPLEALSRIKRIVVSTYQAVSGAGKEGIIELEEQVKSWSNGKKITDIDTFPYQIAFNLIPRIDVFQEGDYTKEEWKMVKETQKIFHRDDLRVTATCVRVPVFRSHCESINIETEKKLTIDQVKAAFAQAPGVILKDDSAKDIYPMPLDSSNRDEVLVGRIREDQTIDQGINLWIAGDQIRKGAATNAVQIAELLL, encoded by the coding sequence ATGCCAAATATTGCAATTGTCGGAGCAACGGGTGTCGTTGGTCAGGAATTTTTGAAAATTCTTGCTGAACGGAAGTTTCCGGTGGATGAGCTTCGCTTGCTTGCGACGAAAAGATCAAGCGGATCACGGATTTCCTGGCAGGGAAAAGAAATAGAAGTACAAGAAACAACGAATCAGAGCTTTCAAGGCATTGATATCGCCTTATTTGCGGGTGGTTCCGCCAGTACGGAGTATGCGCCGGCCGCAGTCCAGAGCGGAGCAGTCGTTATTGACAACAGCAGTGCTTTTCGGCTAAATCCGGATGTTCCTCTGGTTGTACCTGAAGTCAACCCCGAAGATGTCAAATGGCATAAAGGGATTATCGCCAATCCGAACTGTTCCACGATTATCATGGTCGTGGCACTAAAACCGCTCGAAGCGCTTTCGCGAATTAAACGTATTGTGGTATCCACATATCAGGCAGTTTCCGGCGCGGGCAAAGAAGGGATTATTGAACTGGAGGAACAGGTGAAGTCGTGGAGCAACGGGAAAAAAATCACGGATATTGATACTTTCCCATATCAGATCGCCTTTAACCTGATACCCAGAATTGATGTATTTCAGGAGGGTGACTATACAAAGGAAGAATGGAAAATGGTCAAGGAAACCCAAAAAATCTTCCATAGGGATGATTTGCGTGTTACGGCTACTTGTGTCCGTGTTCCGGTCTTTCGTTCTCACTGTGAATCCATCAATATTGAGACTGAGAAAAAACTCACGATCGATCAGGTCAAGGCTGCATTTGCCCAGGCTCCCGGCGTAATCTTAAAAGACGATTCGGCGAAAGATATTTATCCGATGCCGCTCGACAGCTCGAACAGGGATGAAGTTCTGGTCGGAAGAATCCGGGAAGATCAAACCATCGATCAGGGGATTAATCTCTGGATCGCAGGTGATCAGATTCGCAAAGGTGCAGCGACAAATGCAGTCCAGATTGCAGAATTGCTGTTATAA
- a CDS encoding YlmC/YmxH family sporulation protein codes for MLLSELSGKEIINLHDGAKLGSIGESDIKISPEGKIEAIIIDSRAGYGRFFNKNSEKEGGYVVVPWKAIKKVGSEVIIVDIDM; via the coding sequence ATGCTTTTAAGTGAACTGTCAGGAAAAGAAATTATTAATCTTCATGATGGCGCGAAGCTCGGTTCAATTGGTGAGAGTGATATTAAAATTAGCCCCGAAGGAAAAATCGAGGCAATCATCATCGATTCAAGAGCGGGATACGGAAGATTCTTTAATAAGAACAGTGAAAAAGAAGGCGGGTATGTGGTCGTCCCCTGGAAAGCCATTAAAAAAGTAGGCAGTGAAGTGATCATCGTAGATATCGATATGTAG